The Sphingomonas bisphenolicum genomic interval GGATCGGCGAGCGAGGCTTCCAGCAAGGCGACCGCATCCGGCGCAAGCCGATCGCGGACTCGGGCCAACAGGGCCTCCAGATAGAGGTGTCGTTGCGAACGGACGAGGCGTTCCAGCTCCTTGCGCGACGGCCCATAGATACGGCGGTCGCGGCACCACAGGAAAACATGCTCGAGCATGGCATTGATCGGCTGCCCGCCCGCACAAAGATCGTCGGAAATCCACCTCGACAACGCCCTGCGATCCGTCTGCGTCATACGGCGGAACCCGAGATGCCGCAAAATCTCCGCGCAATGCCGGCGGGCGGTGCGCCCGGAAAAATCATAGTGGTTCACGGATTTGGCATCGAGACCAAGTTGCTCCGCCAGATACAAGACACCGTCGGAGGGTATCGACGCATGATCCGGCACAAAGAAGCCATGCCCGGCGAAAAATCTAAGCTGAACCGCCAATCCCAGTCGTGCCGTCTCCGCTTTGCCGGTCACGAACGCGATGTCCGAAAAACTCAGGCTCCAGGAGCCGATCAGATCCCCACTCGAAACGCCAAGGCTCATAACGCCGCTCCCTTATCGGAGCGGAACGTCGTTCCTCGCATGGGCGATCGTCAACAACAACCAGCCCGTTCCCGACGTGTTCTCCAAGATGACCAAAATCGCAGCTTCGGGCCGACTGGGCCAAACTCATGCGCTTAAAGCCCTGCTCGCTCTGTGCCTTGGCGCGTTTGCGCTGGGACAGCGTGGAGGGTTTGAGTTGCGTATGATTCGCCATAATGCCCCGGCTTAAAGGACATTAAAGGTTCTGGCAATTCAGTGCTGAAAAAATATGCTGGCGACTGAAAGACATATATAGAAAAGCGGTCTGCGTTTACGTCGAAGTCCGCAGTTCAAGAGCATCAACGAGTGGCTTCTTGGGCCTACCAACTGAAAGAATCGAAGCTATAGCCTTACATTATCGAGCTACGCGCTACAGCCGTAATTTTCAAAATTGGTCGCCGCGATCTGATCGGCAATTAGCATCTTGGGGCCTGCGCTCGATCCTGCGAGCATTTACGGAATGGACGCCAAAGAGAATTACGCGGAAGCCTGATCTTGTCTCTCGCGCGTCACTTTCTTCTTTCAATCCGTTCGCTGCCACCCGTTATGCGCGCTCGCGCGCTCGGCCCGGCTCGTCCAAAAATGATGCTATAAACAATCATATTCGGCGTCATACCGCTTCCTTTCTCGCGCGCTCCGGCATATCCTCCGCAGCTACCCGGAATTTTAGCGGCTAAAACCAACCCCCTTGCGGAAGAAAGAAACCGAACCTGTGTATCGGAAGGTTCTCGCGATTAACATTAACCGCTTCTTGGCCTTAAGACGGCTCAAGAAAAAAGACCTCGCGGAGAACGCGGGGCTGTCTGTGTCCTTCGTATCTGACGTTACAGCCGGTAAGGGAAACCCGTCGCTCGAAACAATCGCCGCCATCGCAAATGCTCTGGAAGTCCCGCTTGTCGCGCTACTGGAACCGCCGCCTATCGGCACCGATGGCTGGGACGCCAGCCTAGCCGATACCTTATCAAAAGAAGATAAAAAGCTGGGGCTTCCTCCCGGTTATAAGCGCGTTTCCGCTATCGTCACG includes:
- a CDS encoding helix-turn-helix domain-containing protein; this translates as MRKKETEPVYRKVLAININRFLALRRLKKKDLAENAGLSVSFVSDVTAGKGNPSLETIAAIANALEVPLVALLEPPPIGTDGWDASLADTLSKEDKKLGLPPGYKRVSAIVTDHQAFQIAQWHKAAHAKLRRS